A single window of Mycosarcoma maydis chromosome 1, whole genome shotgun sequence DNA harbors:
- a CDS encoding uncharacterized protein (related to MRT4 - protein involved in mRNA turnover), with product MPRAKRAKVVSLTRTDKKTKEDKANLIDKVRDAAQEYPYVWILGHHSMRNNYLKEVRDLWKGSKIFFGKLKVLALALGMTEEEEVRTGISGISQRLSGDVGLLFTESPPAEVIDWFKDYQRVDFARGGSKATETIELPEGPVMARSNPPDTLPHPVEPQLRQLGMPTELRRGIPTLLQNYVVCKEGQTLTSNQAQILKHILVHMAAFRLIPLAYWSAADAEEEKGERGVHLIDLSEHDQQLVGNQAGKLRAPSDNGWSRDRKGDGAAKKSNGKDQDSDADQDMEEDDNDDEDDEDDDSQDAEDAVTKDMMMPDGL from the coding sequence ATGCCACGAGCTAAGCGGGCCAAGGTTGTGTCCCTGACGCGAACGGACAAAAAGACGAAAGAAGACAAAGCCAATCTGATCGACAAAGTTCGTGATGCGGCTCAAGAATACCCTTACGTTTGGATCCTCGGTCACCACTCGATGCGCAACAACTACCTCAAAGAGGTTCGCGATCTCTGGAAGGGAAGCAAGATCTTTTTTGGCAAACTCAAAGTGCTCGCCCTCGCACTCGGAATGAcagaggaggaggaagtAAGGACAGGTATTAGTGGTATCAGCCAACGTCTTTCGGGCGATGTGGGCCTGCTGTTCACCGAGTCGCCGCCCGCTGAGGTGATTGACTGGTTCAAGGACTACCAGCGAGTCGATTTTgcaagaggaggaagcaaGGCAACTGAAACCATCGAGTTGCCAGAAGGACCTGTCATGGCTCGTTCCAACCCCCCCGATACGCTCCCGCACCCGGTCGAACCGCAATTGCGACAATTGGGAATGCCCACCGAGCTGAGACGCGGTATTCCTACGTTGCTCCAGAACTACGTCGTGTGCAAGGAGGGTCAGACGCTTACGTCGAATCAAGCACAGATCCTCAAGCACATTCTTGTTCACATGGCTGCTTTCCGATTAATCCCCTTGGCGTACTGGAGCGCAGCGGATGCAGAAGAGGAAAAGGGAGAACGTGGTGTTCATCTCATCGATCTTTCCGAACATGATCAACAGCTCGTAGGCAACCAGGCTGGAAAGCTGCGTGCACCTAGCGACAACGGTTGGTCAAGAGACCGCAAGGGTGACGGCGCCGCTAAGAAGTCGAACGGAAAGGACCAAGACAGCGATGCCGATCAAGATATGGAGGAAGACGAcaatgatgacgaggatgacgaggatgacgacagCCAGGACGCCGAAGACGCTGTCACAAAAGACATGATGATGCCTGACGGCCTTTAA
- a CDS encoding deoxyhypusine monooxygenase (related to LIA1 - deoxyhypusine hydroxylase): MDALEKSLCDFTGSTPLDQRFRSLFTIKGLAATSDQHMQRAISIISQAFSDDSALLKHELAYVLGQLEDARALPTLKKILQDLSQDAMVRHEAAEAMGAISDPSVLPILEQYRSDSDVSVRETCELAISKISFDNSEEGQALKQSKAQAKLAEEQSGLGGVESAFKPIDPAPAMTPAASKEAARSQADGVRYDASHVPLFQSTLLDTNLSLFERYRAMFALRNVAHGGGDGAIQAVLALARGLQDGSALFRHEICFVFGELCHPASIPSMLHVLNDTKEHEMVRHEAAEALGGIVEEGEHAANDSANDYTRVLDTLNKWAHDMDAPRVVRESCIVALDELAYNNDPTQFHRIETSTPVAA, from the coding sequence ATGGATGCTCTAGAAAAGAGCCTGTGCGATTTCACCGGCTCCACGCCGCTCGATCAGCGATTCCGATCGCTCTTCACCATCAAAGGTCTTGCTGCCACTTCGGACCAACACATGCAACGAGCGATATCGATCATATCGCAGGCGTTTTCAGACGACTCCGCTTTGCTCAAGCACGAGCTCGCTTACGTTCTTGGACAACTTGAAGATGCACGTGCGTTGCCAACACTCAAGAAAATTCTCCAAGACCTTAGCCAAGATGCCATGGTGAGGCAtgaagcagcagaggcgaTGGGAGCCATCTCTGATCCTTCCGTATTGCCCATTTTGGAGCAGTATCGTAGCGATAGCGACGTGAGCGTCCGCGAGACGTGCGAACTCGCCATCTCCAAAATCAGCTTTGACAACTCTGAGGAAGGACAGGCACTGAAGCAGTCGAAAGCACAAGCTAAACTCGCTGAAGAACAGAGTGGTCTAGGTGGCGTTGAATCGGCGTTCAAGCCCATCGACCCTGCTCCTGCAATGACGCCTGCTGCTAGCAAAGAAGCGGCTCGATCTCAAGCCGATGGCGTCCGATATGATGCTTCCCATGTACCACTTTTCCAatcgacgctgctcgacaccAACTTGAGTCTCTTCGAACGATACCGTGCCATGTTCGCGCTGCGCAATGTTGCGCATGGTGGAGGAGACGGCGCAATTCAAGCGGTGCTTGCGCTAGCACGCGGTCTGCAGGACGGCTCGGCCTTGTTCAGACACGAAATCTGCTTTGTGTTTGGCGAGCTGTGCCACCCAGCTTCCATCCCAAGTATGCTACACGTATTGAACGATACCAAGGAACACGAAATGGTACGTCAcgaagcagcagaggcgCTCGGCGGCATCGTCGAAGAGGGCGAGCATGCGGCAAACGATTCAGCAAACGATTACACCCGCGTGCTCGATACGCTCAACAAGTGGGCCCACGACATGGACGCCCCTCGTGTCGTAAGAGagagctgcatcgtcgcttTGGACGAGTTGGCTTACAACAACGATCCGACCCAATTCCACCGCATTGAAACATCCACTCCTGTCGCTGCCTAG
- a CDS encoding cleavage polyadenylation factor subunit MPE1 (related to MPE1 - subunit of CPF involved 3' end formation of mRNA) — translation MASASVYYKFKSQKEPSRITFDGTGISVWDLKREIILQNKMGRGTDFDLGVYNSDTNDEYKDDNFLVPRSTQVIVRRLPPSKPGRGTAQNYVADVNGAADTTGASRFSGTANASGIKPVDARSQAYRGPMTMRFDGGKDPSMSSTQPSSSTGPSSGGGPAAAATGDEADRIAAMFQATTEQWDETQERMSHATYRDRSGQARRGGPPRPMATQRAQQQLPDRPPPIGYVCFRCGKPGHWIQDCPTNDDKEYDNRPRFKRTTGIPKSMLKTVEQPTDEDHRAGVMLTADGTYVVARVDQESWRKNRVRTKPLTQSDVYQSAPTDPSLACPLCSKLLRDAVVTPCCQTKYCEECIQTHLLEHEFLCAECEKRIADLEQLQPDLETRKRVKEYVKETIEQSEREIAEEASKVEQTDDAGDSKVGSPVPGRQRTLSPGVSHNDQDAQAHKTDAQSDNNNLSYGDAHDTGNGNSQGNAGQAGGMVFNPQMVQQIMMMLQNPQLPPPMRMQLQMQLQMQQFAFMQQMQQQGGGGGMNAMPMNQMNMGMMQGGQPNMPWGQQQAAQATNPFSHRAPPTNEHSAYMRVPVNQARNSTKVVGTKRDRPTDFVEVGSKGAGAGDASKSARTG, via the coding sequence ATGGCGTCCGCATCTGTCTACTACAAGTTCAAGTCCCAAAAGGAGCCTTCGCGTATCACCTTTGACGGTACGGGCATCTCCGTATGGGATCTCAAGCGCGAGATCATCCTTCAGAACAAGATGGGCAGAGGCACCGACTTTGATCTCGGCGTCTACAATTCAGACACAAATGACGAATACAAGGACGACAACTTTCTCGTTCCAAGATCTACACAGGTCATTGTACGGCGCTTGCCTCCTTCCAAACCTGGTCGCGGAACTGCTCAAAATTACGTCGCCGACGTCAATGGAGCTGCCGACACGACCGGCGCAAGTCGTTTCTCCGGAACGGCAAACGCTTCAGGTATCAAGCCTGTTGATGCCCGTTCCCAGGCGTATCGAGGCCCCATGACGATGAGATTCGATGGTGGCAAAGATCCAAGCATGTCGTCGACCCAACCATCTTCGAGCACGGGTCCTTCCAGTGGTGGAGgtcctgcagctgctgccacgGGGGATGAAGCTGACCGCATCGCTGCTATGTTTCAAGCGACCACAGAGCAATGGGATGAGACGCAAGAACGCATGTCGCACGCCACGTATCGCGACCGCTCCGGACAAGCACGTCGAGGCGGTCCCCCAAGGCCCATGGCTACTCAGcgcgctcagcagcagcttcctGATCGTCCACCGCCCATCGGATACGTCTGTTTCCGGTGTGGCAAGCCGGGCCACTGGATTCAAGACTGTCCCACCAATGACGATAAGGAGTATGACAATCGACCTCGCTTCAAGCGCACCACAGGTATCCCAAAGTCCATGCTCAAGACCGTGGAGCAACCTACAGATGAAGATCATCGCGCCGGCGTCATGCTCACTGCGGACGGCACCTATGTCGTAGCACGCGTAGACCAAGAATCGTGGCGCAAGAACCGTGTTCGCACTAAGCCTCTTACCCAATCTGACGTCTACCAGTCCGCACCGACCGATCCATCGCTCGCATGCCCGCTATgctccaagctgcttcgagACGCCGTGGTGACGCCGTGCTGTCAGACCAAGTACTGCGAGGAGTGCATTCAGACGCACTTACTCGAGCACGAGTTCTTATGTGCGGAATgcgagaagcgcatcgctgATCTGGAGCAGCTTCAGCCGGATCTAGAGACTCGCAAAAGGGTCAAGGAATACGTCAAAGAGACCATCGAACAGAGCGAAAGGGAGATTGCAGAGGAAGCGAGCAAGGTCGAACAGACAGACGATGCAGGAGACAGTAAAGTAGGCTCGCCAGTCCCGGGCCGTCAGCGTACCCTTAGCCCCGGTGTCTCGCACAATGACCAGGACGCGCAGGCACACAAGACCGACGCTCAAAGCGATAACAACAACCTTTCGTACGGCGACGCCCACGACACTGGTAATGGTAACAGTCAGGGAAATGCCGGTCAAGCCGGGGGAATGGTATTCAACCCGCAGATGGTGCAGCAGATCATGATGATGCTTCAGAATCCGCAACTCCCACCACCCATGCgaatgcagctgcagatgcagttgcagatgcagcagtTCGCGTTCATGCAacagatgcagcagcaaggcggtggcggcggaATGAACGCCATGCCGATGAACCAAATGAATATGGGCATGATGCAAGGCGGACAACCCAACATGCCTTGGggccagcagcaagcagcgcaagccACCAACCCGTTCAGTCACCGCGCTCCACCCACCAACGAGCACTCGGCCTACATGCGTGTCCCCGTCAACCAGGCCAGAAATAGCACCAAGGTGGTAGGAACAAAACGCGATCGTCCAACTGACTTTGTCGAGGTCGGTAGCAAAGGTGCTGGAGCAGGCGATGCTAGCAAGTCAGCCCGCACTGGCTGA
- a CDS encoding putative lecithin cholesterol acyltransferase-like protein, protein MNNRKHKRNGASHQSNENATSSAHQLNRYSNIASSSTASNSNDGATTPPQQIVLNKSKRPSMKGRASYSVTAPGTPWHELDLSEIPFLRHDVADVPIKRGIMRYRRLFFIFGATLGAVIAFLASRNVQMAQHVASLRALVDESIDGLGIDFPSIDIGMPKEFADMGDNLFSRSREWFKNKDFGVGRQLSSEGYSADHPVILIPGIVSTGLESWTTDARSASYFRKRLWGTTTMMRTIVFEKEMWVRHLSLDPETGLDPQGIRVRAAEGLDAASFFAAGYWIWSKVIENLAVLGYDTNNLFLASYDWRLSFYNLEVRDRYFTRLKLKIEQNKALFGKKTVIVAHSMGSSVFYYFMKWVEAEGDFYGNGGPNWVEDHIEAFTSIAGTFLGVPKAMAVMLSGEMRDTVEVPPAAAYLLEKFFSRRERAKLFRTWAGGASMLIKGGEDIWGNSTWAPDDEQDAEDTHGHIYSFRQPSADQHNLNEHTVRINLTATEAHNFMLQHAPSSFQKMLATNYSHGIERDPAKLEANNADHTKWSNPLEAPLPNAPSMKLYCIYGVGKPTERSYWYQQGEFVTESSIGEQMDEPGCFGEECPDVSRTPALNFPTARLSWIDHVIQKEDAVPKVRAGCKMGEGDGTVSLLSLGAMCTQGWKHSIWNPANISVVTHELKHEPEAMDLRGGESTGDHVDILGARGVNEAILKIAAGRGQEVGDQFFSDIRQYASNVKWLGDEPGP, encoded by the coding sequence ATGAACAACCGCAAGCATAAGCGCAACGGTGCTTCCCATCAAAGCAACGAGAATGCAACCTCCTCAGCACATCAACTCAATCGCTACTCGAACATCGCCTCATCTTCGACCGCTTCAAATAGCAACGATGGCGCCACCACGCCGCCTCAGCAGATCGTCCTCAACAAGAGCAAAAGACCCTCTATGAAAGGCAGAGCGAGCTACAGCGTCACAGCTCCAGGTACACCGTGgcacgagctcgacctATCCGAAATACCCTTTTTACGCCATGATGTTGCTGATGTCCCCATCAAGAGAGGCATCATGCGCTATCGACGTCTCTTCTTCATCTTTGGCGCCACACTTGGTGCAGTCATCGCCTTCCTCGCGTCGAGAAACGTCCAAATGGCCCAACATGTAGCCTCGCTACGCGCGCTTGTAGACGAATCCATCGATGGTCTCGGTATCGATTTTCCATCGATCGATATCGGCATGCCAAAAGAATTCGCAGACATGGGTGATAACCTTTTCAGTCGTTCGCGGGAATGGTTCAAAAACAAGGACTTTGGTGTGGGGCGCCAGCTCAGCAGCGAAGGATACTCGGCCGATCATCCTGTCATCCTCATCCCCGGAATCGTTAGCACTGGTCTCGAAAGCTGGACCACGGATGCCCGCTCAGCGAGTTACTTCCGGAAACGTCTTTGGGGCACAACAACCATGATGCGCACCATCGTATTCGAGAAGGAAATGTGGGTTCGACATCTTTCCCTCGATCCGGAAACTGGTCTCGATCCACAAGGCATTCGCGTTCGAGCAGCGGAGggtctcgacgctgccagcTTCTTCGCTGCCGGCTATTGGATCTGGAGTAAGGTCATTGAGAATCTTGCTGTGCTCGGTTATGACACCAACAACCTCTTCCTTGCCAGCTACGACTGGAGGTTGAGCTTCTACAACCTTGAGGTTCGCGATCGCTACTTCACACGactcaagctcaagatcgagcaaAACAAGGCCTTGTTCGGTAAAAAGACCGTTATTGTTGCGCATTCCATGGGCAGCTCGGTATTTTACTACTTTATGAAGTGGGTGGAAGCCGAAGGCGACTTCTACGGCAATGGAGGTCCCAACTGGGTTGAGGATCATATCGAGGCCTTCACATCGATCGCAGGAACCTTCCTCGGCGTTCCGAAAGCGATGGCTGTGATGCTCTCCGGCGAGATGCGAGACACGGTCGAAGTTccgcctgcagctgccTATCTCCTCGAAAAGTTCTTCAGCCGACGCGAGCGAGCCAAACTCTTCCGCACCTGGGCCGGTGGTGCGAGCATGCTCATCAAGGGAGGCGAAGACATCTGGGGCAATTCCACCTGGGCAcctgacgacgagcaagatgccGAAGACACCCACGGCCATATCTACAGCTTCCGTCAACCCAGTGCAGACCAGCACAACCTGAACGAGCACACGGTTCGTATCAACCTCACCGCCACCGAAGCGCACAACTTTATGCTTCAACACGCTCCCAGCTCCTTTCAAAAGATGCTCGCTACCAATTACTCTCACGGGATCGAACGTGATCCAGCAAAGCTTGAGGCCAACAATGCCGATCACACAAAATGGTCCAACCCTCTCGAGGCTCCTCTGCCCAACGCTCCGAGCATGAAGCTCTACTGCATCTACGGTGTCGGCAAACCCACTGAACGATCCTACTGGTACCAGCAGGGAGAATTCGTCACAGAATCTTCCATCGGCGAGCAAATGGACGAACCGGGATGTTTCGGAGAAGAATGTCCCGATGTTTCTCGAACGCCGGCGCTCAACTTTCCCACCGCCCGGTTGAGTTGGATCGATCACGTCATCCAAAAGGAAGACGCAGTACCGAAAGTTCGAGCAGGTTGCAAGATGGGTGAAGGAGATGGAACCGTATCTCTGCTCTCACTCGGTGCGATGTGCACCCAAGGTTGGAAGCATTCGATTTGGAATCCGGCCAACATCAGTGTAGTAACgcacgagctcaagcacgAACCGGAAGCGATGGATTTGAGAGGTGGCGAATCGACCGGTGACCATGTGGACATTTTGGGCGCAAGGGGTGTCAACGAGGCCATTCTGAAAATCGCAGCGGGTAGAGGACAAGAAGTCGGAGATCAGTTCTTCTCGGACATCCGCCAGTACGCTAGCAACGTAAAGTGGTTGGGTGACGAACCAGGGCCATAA